The nucleotide window TTTACTCATCCGCCACCTGCCAGGGTTTTTCATCCGGATCGACCCGACGTTCCTCAAGAACCTCGCAGGGGACGGTCTGAGGACGTTTCAGCAGCTGCTCGTCGGCGCACAGGACCTTTACCTTCAAAACCCGGGCCATATAGGCGATCTCCAGCGTTTTGCCCTCCGTCACTTCGGCGGAGGACCTGCAGACCCGACCGTCGATACGCACGGCCCCGACCTCGATCATCTCCTGGGCCGCGGTTCTGCGCTTCACCAGGCGGGCCATCTTCAAAAATTTGTCGATTCGCATCCGTTTACGTCCACCTCATTCATTTTTGCCGGAGAACAGACAAACCACTCCATAGTGTACAACAATATTTATTTTTTTCCGCTTTTAATGCGGGCCGCCATTTTTTGAAACTCCGCCATTTCCTCCAGAGTGGCCTCGTGGCGTTTCATGCGGTCGCTCAAAAAATCAAGCCGTTCCCGCTCCCGCTTGCGTTCCAGAGCCTCTCGAACCGCCCCCCAGGGATCGGCATCCCGGGAAAATTCCAGCTCTTCGCAAAAGGCATCTCCACGGGCGATGAAGGCCATGGGGAAGGTTTCTCCCGTAGAATGCCAGCGGGCCTCGAGGGAGTCCGGAGATTCCGTCAAAATCGCCAGGAGAATTTCCTTTACCCGGGTGTCCGTCACCAGGGGCAGAATTTCCTCCGGACGGCAGTCGTGACGGCAGGTTTCGTCCCGCCAGAGCAGCGCGCAGAGGGCCGCTTCCAGGGGATCGTACCGGACTTTTTTCCCATCTTTTTCTCTATCTTTTTCTCCATTTGGCTTTTTATTCGGAATCGTTTTTTTTGCCTCGTCAGGATTAGGATTGCTCCGGGCGGGTTTTTGAGTTCGGCGGTACTGTTCCAGCTCCCGCCAGAACTGATCGGGATAGAACCCCAAAGCCCCCGCCAGGCCGGACGCGTAGGGGGCGATCATCGTGGGCTGAAGCTGCGCCAGGCCGCTCCACAGGGATTCCACGGCGGACCGACGGGTCGCGGGATCGTCCAGCCGGGCCCTCACCGCGTGGAGGTGCTGTAAAATCAGGGGGCGCGCCTCTCCGACGGCCTTTTCGAAGAGTTCCTTCCCTCCCTCCGAGTTCAAAAGCTCATCGGGGTCCTTGCCCTGAGGCAGAGAGATCACGTAGACGTCGAGCCCGGAGTTCTGAAGCGTGTACATCCCCCGAAGGGTCGCCTCCTGCCCGGCGGCGTCGCTGTCGTAGCAGATATAACAGCGGTCGCTGAAGCGTTTCAGCAGTTTGGCCTGTTCCTCGGTCAGGGCCGTCCCCAGCGAGGCCACCGCCTCGGCATATCCGCACAGATGAAGGCGCAGAGCGTCCATGTAGCCCTCCACCAGAATCGTCCGCCCTTTTTCCCGAATCGCGCCCTTCGCCGCGTGGAGCAGGTAAAGATTGCGCCGCTTGCTGTAAAGGACGCCTTCCGGGCTGTTGATGTACTTCGCTCCCTCCCCGTCCACAATACGACCGCCGAAGGCGATCAGGCGGCCGGTCACATCCCGTATCGGGAACATCAGACGTCCGCGGAAACGGTCGTAAAGCCCGTTACGCCCCTCAATGGCCAGCCCCGCCTCGATGGCCTCCTGAGGCCCCACGCCTTCACTTTTCAGAACACAGCAGAGAGTATCCCAGGAGTTGCCGCTCCAGCCCAGCTCGAAACGGGCGGCCTCCTCCGGCGAAATATTCCGGCGTTCAAGGTATGCCCGGGCCACGGCGCTTTCGGGGGCGGCAAGCTGGGCTCGAAAGGATTTTCCCGCGATTTCCATAATTTCATGCAGTCCGCCGGAGAGAGGTTTGCGCCTTCTCTCAAAAGGGGTCAGCTCGACTCCCGCCCGCTCGGCCAGAAGTTCGACGGTCTGGGGAAATGTGAGACCCTCCGTTTCCATGACGAAACTGAAGATGTCTCCTCCCTTGCCGCAGCCGAAACAATGATAGGTCTGACGTTCCTGTGAAACGTGAAAGGACGGGGTTTTTTCGTCGTGAAAGGGACACAGGCCCAAGTAGCTGCGCCCGGCTCGATGCAGACGCACCTTGTCCCCCACCACGTCCAGAATGTCCAGCCGGTCCTTGATCCGTTTCACATCGTCGTTCTGCTGCAAGGTTCTTTTGCCTCCGTCACCTACGCTCATTTATACAAAAACTATACAAAAACGGGAAAGGACCTCTGTGAAGATCCTTCCCCGTCATTATAACGTCCGTTCTGGGCTCCGTGAGAATCGGAAGATCAGGAGAAGAGCGGAGCGATGACCAGCGCAACCACCGTCATCAACTTGATCAGGATGTTGAGGCTGGGCCCCGCCGTGTCCTTGAAGGGGTCGCCCACCGTGTCGCCCACCACGGCCGAGGCGTGGTTGTCCGTCCCCTTGCCGCCGTAGTTTCCTTCTTCAATGAACTTTTTGGCGTTGTCCCAGGCGCCGCCGGAGTTTGCCATAAAGAGCGCCAGCATAACGCCCACCACGATGGCCCCGCCAAGCAGACCGCCCAAAGCGGCCTTTCCGAGCAGGAATCCCACCAAAATGGGAGCGGCGATGGCCAGAACGCCGGGAAGGACCATTTCCCGAAGGGCGGCCGTGGTGGAAATGGCTATGCATTTCTCATATTCCGGCTTTGCGCTGCCCTCCATGAGCCCCGTGATCTCCCGGAACTGACGGCGAACCTCCTCGATCATGGACTCGGCCGCCCGGCCCACGGCTTCGATGGCCAGGGCGCAGAACAGGAAGGGCA belongs to Synergistaceae bacterium and includes:
- a CDS encoding RNA-binding S4 domain-containing protein, translating into MRIDKFLKMARLVKRRTAAQEMIEVGAVRIDGRVCRSSAEVTEGKTLEIAYMARVLKVKVLCADEQLLKRPQTVPCEVLEERRVDPDEKPWQVADE
- the dnaG gene encoding DNA primase, with product MQQNDDVKRIKDRLDILDVVGDKVRLHRAGRSYLGLCPFHDEKTPSFHVSQERQTYHCFGCGKGGDIFSFVMETEGLTFPQTVELLAERAGVELTPFERRRKPLSGGLHEIMEIAGKSFRAQLAAPESAVARAYLERRNISPEEAARFELGWSGNSWDTLCCVLKSEGVGPQEAIEAGLAIEGRNGLYDRFRGRLMFPIRDVTGRLIAFGGRIVDGEGAKYINSPEGVLYSKRRNLYLLHAAKGAIREKGRTILVEGYMDALRLHLCGYAEAVASLGTALTEEQAKLLKRFSDRCYICYDSDAAGQEATLRGMYTLQNSGLDVYVISLPQGKDPDELLNSEGGKELFEKAVGEARPLILQHLHAVRARLDDPATRRSAVESLWSGLAQLQPTMIAPYASGLAGALGFYPDQFWRELEQYRRTQKPARSNPNPDEAKKTIPNKKPNGEKDREKDGKKVRYDPLEAALCALLWRDETCRHDCRPEEILPLVTDTRVKEILLAILTESPDSLEARWHSTGETFPMAFIARGDAFCEELEFSRDADPWGAVREALERKRERERLDFLSDRMKRHEATLEEMAEFQKMAARIKSGKK